In Oryza glaberrima chromosome 8, OglaRS2, whole genome shotgun sequence, the following are encoded in one genomic region:
- the LOC127782892 gene encoding thylakoid lumenal 19 kDa protein, chloroplastic: MAMLLASLLSPSPLPTTTTSSTSPRAVRLAPAKPLAATLAAVAAAGLLALSPATAAAAAAGEAEFKVYYGTAASAANYGGYGGNASKKDAAEYVYEVPEGWKERLVSKVEKGTNGTDSEFFNPRKRSEREYLTFLAGFRALAPVGAVLDNLALSDVGLQDQIASADGVLSTERRDGGGQLYYEYEIAGAGAHSLISVTCARNKLYAHFVTAPNPEWSRDEAVLRRLHQSFKTVDPAGPPPASS, from the coding sequence ATGGCCATGCTCctagcctccctcctctccccttcccctcttcccaccaccaccacctcttccACGTCGCCGAGGGCTGTCAGGCTCGCGCCGGCgaagccgctcgccgccactcTCGcagcggtggccgcggcggggcTCCTGGCGCTGTccccggccacggcggcggcggcggcggccggggaggcggAGTTCAAGGTGTACtacggcacggcggcgagcgcggcgaacTACGGCGGGTACGGCGGGAACGCGAGCAAGAAGGACGCGGCGGAGTACGTGTACGAGGTGCCGGAGGGGTGGAAGGAGCGGCTGGTGTCCAAGGTGGAGAAGGGCACCAACGGCACGGACAGCGAGTTCTTCAACCCGCGGAAGCGGTCGGAGCGGGAGTACCTCACGTTCCTCGCCGGGTTCCGGGCGCTGGCGCCGGTGGGCGCCGTGCTCGACAACCTCGCGCTCTCCGACGTCGGGCTCCAGGACCAGATCGCGTCGGCGGACGGCGTGCTGTCGACGGAGCggagggacggcggcgggcagctCTACTACGAGTACgagatcgccggcgccggcgcgcacAGCCTCATCTCCGTGACGTGCGCGCGGAACAAGCTGTACGCGCACTTCGTGACGGCGCCCAACCCGGAGTGGAGCCGCGACGAGGCCGTCCTCCGCCGGCTGCACCAGTCGTTCAAGACCGTCGAccccgccggcccgccgccggctAGCTCCTAG
- the LOC127782891 gene encoding pseudouridine-5'-phosphate glycosidase, translating into MSPSSSSSSTGPMGVAVSPEVEAALARGGAVVALESTIICHGMPYPKNLQTAMEVEAVVRENGAVPATIAILNGVPHVGLSGEQLKSLAVSGRQFQKTARRDIAHVVASGGNGATTVSATMFFAHKVGIPIFVTGGIGGVHRNGEQTMDISSDLTELGKTPVTVISAGVKSILDIPRTLEYLETQGVTVAAYKTNEFPAFFTEVSGCKVPCRVDSPEECAKIIYANKNLHLGSGILIAVPIPKEHAASGNAIESAIQKALKEAEDKNIIGNAITPFMLDRVKVLTGGSSLEANIALVKNNALVGAKIAVALSDLHQRVTNRFRRSAL; encoded by the exons atgtcgccgtcgtcgtcgtcgtcgagcacgGGGCCGATGGGGGTGGCGGTGTCGCCGGAGGTGGAAGCGGcgctggcgcgcggcggcgcggtcgtcgCCCTCGAGTCCACCATCATCTGCCACG GTATGCCCTACCCGAAGAATCTCCAGACCGCCATGGAGGTGGAGGCCGTCGTGAGGGAGAACGGGGCGGTTCCTGCCACCATAGCCATTCTGAACGGCGTGCCACATGTTG GCCTTAGCGGCGAGCAATTGAAGAGCTTGGCTGTAAGTGGAAGACAGTTTCAGAAGACGGCTAGAAGGGATATTGCACATGTT GTGGCCTCTGGTGGTAATGGTGCAACAACAGTTTCTGCCACTATGTTTTTCGCTCATAAG GTTGGCATACCAATTTTCGTAACTGGAGGGATTGGAGGTGTTCATAGAAATGGTGAACAGA CCATGGACATCTCCTCAGACTTAACTGAACTTGGAAAGACTCCTGTCACTGTTATTTCAGCTGGTGTGAAATCTATTTTGGACATACCACGGACACTTGAGTACTTG GAAACTCAAGGAGTAACGGTTGCTGCTTACAAAACCAATGAATTTCCTGCTTTCTTTACAGAAGTCAGCGGATGTAAG GTGCCATGTCGCGTTGATTCTCCCGAAGAGTGTGCCAAGATAATAT ATGCAAACAAGAATTTACATCTAGGATCTGGGATTTTGATTGCTGTGCCGATTCCCAAGGAACATGCAGCTTCAGGAAATGCTATAGAGTCTGCAATACAGAAAGCCCTCAAGGAAGCAGA ggataaaaatataataggCAACGCGATCACTCCCTTCATGCTTGACAGAGTGAAAGTACTAACTGGAGGATCTTCGCTAGAAGCCA ATATTGCGCTTGTAAAGAACAATGCTCTTGTTGGTGCTAAAATTGCTGTGGCCCTTTCTGATCTTCACCAGAGAGTAACAAACA GATTTCGGAGGTCTGCCTTATAG